A stretch of DNA from Peromyscus eremicus chromosome 18, PerEre_H2_v1, whole genome shotgun sequence:
CTGGGAGGGGGCCAGAGATGAGTCGGGGGTGGCTGAgcctggggaggggggaagggagaggtcaGAGCCAAGCCGCCCCCGCAGCTCCTGACAGAACCAGAAATTCCAGCAGAGCAGAGGCGGgcgagacagagaaagagagagacacgcAGAGACAGAGAGCTACACACAACCAAAATAAGAGGGGGAGCCACATACACTTGGGCATGGAACCCCCATACACACGCAGTGGGCAGGAGGCAGTAATGGAGTAAATGGGGTAGATGCCACCGTCTTCCGCGTGCGTTTTTCTGTGCCTGGCCTCGCTCAGCCTCCACCCCTGTCTCCTGACCTACACCTTTTTCCCCTACAGAATTCGAGGAAGGCCTGCTGGACCGATGCCCGGCCCCAGGACCTCATCCGGCTCTGGTGGAGGGTCGCAGGAGCAGTGTGAaagtggaggcagaggccagccggCAGTGAAAAGTGGGGATGTCTCAGACCCAGGACCCAGGCTTCTGGCTCACttagactcccccccccccccaccgcgtTCTCCGTCTTCGGACTCTAGTCACCACCCTAGAAGGATCCTTCTGCTGCCCCTCTGCCACCCATCTGCCCCATGGGCACAGGACTATGGGGCTTCAAGCAATAACAAGCAAGGGCCTGGCCAGATGGCACCAGGAGGGTGCAAGGTGCGCCCTCACCCGGCTCAGGGGCATGGACTTTGCCTCCAGCCTGCTGGGGCTCTCCctcccctcaccacacacacccatCCTCCAGGTGTCCACCAGTGGTAGGAGCCGCTGGAGTCCAGCTTGGACGTGTGGGAAGAACTTCCTGGAAAGGTCTAGCCACTGAAGATGGCACCGTTGGCCCTGAGACTGGGGGGCCTGGGAAAACTGGGTCTCCCCTCCccgttttgggtttgtttgttttttttttgtgcttctaGTTCGTTTCTTTAATTTAACAAGTGCTGCGGTTTGCCCGCCCATTCTCATCCCCCTGCCCATTCCTCCCAGCAGTTCGTTCTTGTACTGTGTGTGAGGGTTCCCCCACAGTTCCCCTCGGACCAGCCCCTTAGAGGCCTGGGTTGGACCCTGGGTCTCCTCAGGCCAGCAGGGATGCAGCACCTGTCAAAACActtagagtgtctttcttttcagATTGTGTACAgtagattatttattttgttattttggaataaaatttattttatggctTAGGATCCATGACCCCCCTTCTCCCCCCAGTGAGGGAAAAGGGACTGCATGAGACGTGGAGAGAAGTGGAGAGAAGCCGGCAGTGGACAGAAAAATATAAGAGAGAGTAGTTGGGGCACCCAGGGCGTTACACAGCAAGGCTTGTACCCCTCCTCAGTCCTCAGGGCCCTGGGAAACGGGGAAAGCATTGAGTCACCAAGGCCATAGCTACACGCACATGTCACAGCTGCATAGTTACACCCAAAATGGCATTGGGTGTGACTCTCACACCGTCTCAGCCTTTCAAATACGTGTTGTCGCACAGGCAGAAGCAGAGATACATGGTCTATGTGGTCATAGAGTGAATGTGTGACATCTATAGGTTAACATGTCTCGGGTCAACGTCAGCACAGCTACACACAAAGCTTAGCTCTTGCGAGGCACAGTCTGGGCCGTCACAGAGCCTCTTGACGGTAAGATTTTGGAGGAACTTGGTGTTTTAATCTAGGCGAAGTCCACACCAGTAACCATATACCTAGGCCCCCTTTTTCCTCCCACCCAGGGTCTCCTGAACCCCTGCTTCAATGCCCTAGGTCTATGCCCTCTGTCCGTGGCATGGTGTCTTacctgtttgtgcatgtgtgtcccaGGCCCTGCCTCAACACAGGATCCCTTGGTACCCTAACCTGTGCTTGTCTAGTCCCTTCCTGCCCAGCATGTTctggtcctctgtgtgtgtgtgtgtgcgcgtgtgcgcgcgcgcgccggCACACGGGTGCCTGTTACCACATTAGAGCCTGAACATCCTTCCCGTGTCGGAAAAGGGGCCCTGATGTGCTGGAAGGACGGAGTGCAATGGTCCCATATGCCATGCATTCTCCTGGTAGTTCTTTCCTCCTGACCAAGGAACAGCTGGAGATGGGAGGCGCCTGCATGAGCAGGTGTCCAGGGCAGGTCCATATAGAGACAGCAGAGGCTCTGTGTCCGGGATTCGCCAGCTGGGATCACCAACTGGGGTTGGTCCTTAGGTCCAGGTGGGACATTGAGATCCCGGATTGCCCATAAGGAGATGGTTGTAGGAGGGACTGGGCGCCCAAGggccctcctcctgcctccccttggCCCTCCAGGAGCAGCTTGTTGAGGTCCTGTTCAGTGGGAGGCAGCAGGGGAGCATACATGTCTTCGCCAACCCtgcaaggaggaggggaaagTAGTGGAGCAGACCCGGCACCCAGTCTCCCAGCCCTCACCCCCAGGCTCCTACTCACCAGGTGCCCTGGGAGAAACCTCCCACAGGCTGAGCTAGGCAGCTGTCCTCTGCCATGGTCACATCTGGGCAGAGCAGGGGTTCAGGGCTGGACACGGCATGCTCCTGGGGCTGGCATTGCAGCAGGTTCCTGCCAGGGGCCAGGAGAGGACGTTAGCAGGGGTTGGCAAGGGAGGAGGCATGGAGAGGGTGGGGTCCGGAGGGGTTTTGTCACTTACTGGGGGTGAGGCTGGTCAAAGTGTAGGTTCATCGGGCTCATGTTGGGGGGCATTTGCAGGTGAGGCCTggaagcaggaaggagaaaaTAGGAAGAGAAGCAGGCAGAGTGTTGCCAATCAAGACCCGTGAGTCAGGAAACAAGCTGTCGGGCCTTATCCTGACTTAGCATTTCACTGACCAGCATTCCCTCAGCAAGCCATTCCCAGGCTCCTAGATCAGGTTTCTCCCCTAAaaaacggtgtgtgtgtgtgtatttccaatTTCCAAtgttactccccccccccccagacagggtttctctgtgtcgtcctggctgtcctggaactcactctgtagaaatggctggcttcaaactcagagatccacctgcctctgccgcctggCATGCCCAATGTTTCTTTAGACTGAACCATGGTTCTGTTTCCTAGGCCCACTCCACATCAGCTCCCAGGAAGACAGAAAAGCCCTTGACTAAGAGCTGATTAAGCAACTTAATGCTACTTGGGGAAGGACAAGGTCTAGGCCATTTCAAGGATAATAAAGATTAACAAAAACCATCACAACTGCTGGGAggcagctcaatggtagagcacacACACTCAGCATGTGTTCAGTGCATTCCCTCAGCAGCAGGGAATGTCATTATTATCATTTTCCCCTAGCGATCCGAATCTTAGGCATCACTCCCATAAACACACAGGGGTCTGCCTGTGCTGCTGTTCCCACATAAGCCCCACTACCCACTGTGATCGGATGCTGCCCCACCTCATCCTCCACAGGCTCCGACTTACTCCGAAAAGGCTGGAAGCATATTGATTGGCTCTTCTAGGGGGAGGCTTTGAAATGAGTGGATGGAATGAGACTGTGGAGGGTACCTGAGGGAAGAAGGCAGACTCTGATGCAAGCCCTTCCCCTGACAACCCCACACCCGGTCTCTCCTCTGAAAGGCCTGCTGGCGTGTGCCAgccccctccctgtctctccacCTCCTTACCCCATATCTGAGCCGAGCTGCACAGAGGCATCAGTGGCCATTCCAAGATCATAAGGTGGTACCATGGCGGGCATCTGGGGCTCCGGAGTAGGTAGAGGCTGGTCcctgaaagagagaaggaagctcGTGTGACTGAGAGAGGCCGCTCCTTCCTACAGATAAGTGCCAGCCCCCAGTGTCCACCCACCATCCACACCCTCTCACTCACCTTTCCACGGTCATCTTGATAGCAGTTGAGACATAACCCCTCCCGTCCTTGCCCATCTGTTCAGCTGtggtggggaggaaaggagaacTGGGGTGGACCCCACTAccaaggaggtgggaaggggaaggTTGATGGGCAGGTGGGGGCGGGGCCGCAAGATGGGAGGGAGACAAGGATGACCCAGGCAGACAGAGGGGTACAGCTGGAACAGGGAGAGAGCGGGTGACGGGAGGAATCAGAACTGCCTGCTCACGCTTATAGTGGTTCCGGAAAGCCTCATCCTTGGGTTTCTTGGGGTAGAGGTTTTTTAGCTGAGCAAGATCCCGGATTCGGTCCCCCAGTGAGCGAATGGACAGGTCTTTAGCAGAAAATGGTTGGATGTTCTCTATCTGTGAGGAGCCTACAAGAGGGATGAGACCCTAAGGTCTCCTCTGCCCACACTTCTCTTCCCCCAGCCCCACACAAGACCCATTCTCAATCCACCACGGCCTGTGAGAGAAGACCTAGGGTGGAAGTCTTGCGTGAAGGAGACTCATTCACGCCCATTGCCGTGGGAGTTGAAGGCGAGACCATAGGAGGAAGGCAAGAAGTCAGACCTAAAGAAGAACTTCCTAAAGGTCAGGTGGACATCAAGGATAGCCAGGACATTTCCTTCCCTAGGAACCCAAGAGAACACAGCATGGAGCCGGAGGGCTGGCTGTGGTGACTCACCATCCTGACCCCGGATGACATGGGCAATGGTGATGCCCCCAATCTCAGAGTCGCTGAAGCGGAGGAGGAAAGTTCCATCTGGCTCGTTGAGGAGAAGGCTTGTGACGTACTGTTTGCTAATAAAGCCGATGATCAGCCTGGGCAGAGTGAAGGAGGAGACATGGATGTGGACACACTGGGTGCAGAGAGGGAGCCATGGGTACAGATGCGTCGCCTTCTGGGGCCAGGGACTCACCGGTCTGACCAATAGCTCCGGAGACAGCGTTTAGTGAGATCTAGGACACCATCAAACCACTGCCAAAAGGTGAAACCACGGCCCAACAGGATCTCCTGAAGGGTGGAGACGAACAGGGGTGAGTAGGGGAGGGGCCCAGCTGGAGCGGGCACAGGGCTGAGAGTATGAGAGTCAAAGGGTGAGGACCAAAGTGAACCTAAGGCCCATCAATGGCAACCACTTACCTTGACCACATTGGACATTCCTTCGGGCTTTGCTGTATATTAATTTATTTGGATATAACATAATAACCATAGCAATTAAATGGATTCTGAGAAAGGTAAGTGACTTCCCAAGGTCCACGCTACCAGTAAAGGACAGAATCGAGATTTGAGTCAAGCAGTCTAGCATGGCAGCCCCTCATAATCACTCTGCTAAACTCTGTCCTCAGTGGGGCCTGGTAAAGGCCCATTCCAGCGGAAGATGATGATTGCCTATCATTGTCCTGCTGTCCTGTTCTCTTCAGTAATGCATTCTCTGGGTACATGAGCTTCTCCCCCACCgtccattttctgtttgtttgtttgaaagtgGGAGCCAGGGGAAGGAAGGCATTGTATCATGAGAGATAACTTCAGCTTTGTTTTGGTGGCTGAGCATAATGACCACCCAGGGCAGAGACATAagctctcctttctctgttcttgTATCCGATTCAATCTTGAGCCACGTCATTTTGGAGACAGAAAAATACAGCAGCTAATACGAAAAGTCAGAAATACAGGGCTCCTGttgagcatggtggctcatgccggGAAATTTCTGTACCTAGGCTGAAGGCTAAGGCCGGAGGAACTtgaggtcaaggctagcctgggctgtacagtgagtctgaggttagcctgagctacacatcaAGACCTTAagtcaaaagaaagaagaaatctgGGTTTCCACCTGAGCTGTGTCACTTGCGCTGAGACCTGGAACAAACCGTAAGACCTCACTAAGCATAGGCTTGTCATCCTTGAAAGACTTACAAATAACACCTACCCGAAAGGGATGTCGGACGGATTAAGGTAGGTAACGTACATGAAGTGTGAAACTGTGCCTGGTACGTAGTGAGCTGTCCGCACATGGCAGCAGTTAAGTCCCACACGGTCTTGTGTGATTTCACCTAGGTTTTGCAATAGACCGTTTTTCTAATGGGTCAAAGTCATTTTTCAAATCAGAGCTCTGTTTGCCCACAATCTGACTGAATCATGTGAATCactgcttaaaaaaagaaaaaaaaaaaagaaaaaaaaagaaaggaataggGTCCCCAGACCAAAACTGAGCGATGCCAGAGAATGCCACAGAACGGAagtgttttctctctgggtcacaACATGATGGCGGCACTGTGAAGACCCTAAAAGTCTATCCCTGGGCGGAGACTAGGGAGGTCTCGAGCGCCCCAGAGGTGAAGAGCTTGGGGTAGGAAATCGAAAGAGCAGGGAAATGACCTTGTTGAACTGTGACCAAGACACACAACGGTGCTGGAAGGCCTCCATACTAAGGCTGTTGTCATTGAAGATCTTCtgggccaggaagaggaagtgttcTGGTAGCAGTCCCCGGCTGGTCCCCACCTCAGCCATGAACTTGAGGTTCAGAGTTTCACACATTTTCTCCCAGGGCACTCTCTCAGCTACCACAAAAGGCACACGGTCCTGggtgaaagaaggagagagagaacatggctAATCCTTCCTCCAGTGGCCTTCATTCTTCCCAATTCCCTGAGCTGCCCTTACAACACTGCTGTCCAAGCTGACCCACAAACAGTGATTCCTCAACAGCTGTTTGTGGTGCCATGGCATGCCAGCTGTTAAGACCAGCATGGAAAGACGTCAGAAGCCCAAAAGCAGACCCACCAGAAAGACTTAAGTTAACACATTTGAGCCCGCCTGCCACCTACCAGCTAGGACAGCACCTTGTCTTACTGCATAAGAATCCACCCGGCCCCTGTCTCCCACTCCGAGTCTCTCCTTACCACCTCAGAGAAGGCATTGTCCCACAGGATGGTGGCTTTGGCATTATTGTCTTGGTTGCCGTGGACAATGACCACCAAGGGCAGAGACNNNNNNNNNNNNNNNNNNNNNNNNNNNNNNNNNNNNNNNNNNNNNNNNNNNNNNNNNNNNNNNNNNNNNNNNNNNNNNNNNNNNNNNNNNNNNNNNNNNNNNNNNNNNNNNNNNNNNNNNNNNNNNNNNNNNNNNNNNNNNNNNNNNNNNNNNNNNNNNNNNNNNNNNNNNNNNNNNNNNNNNNNNNNNNNNNNNNNNNNGGCGGACCGGCCGCCCCTGCCCCCACCCGAGGCTGGGCAGGCACTGTCTGGGTTCCCCCAGGAAGCCGGGCCTCCGCCGGGGCGTCGGCTCGGGACCCCACGGAGGGGATCTGAAATCCTGGGCTGTGACATTGAGTTCCAAAGGGGCGCGGGCGGGCGCTCCGCTCCGCTCCACCCTCGCCCCATCCTCCCACCCCGGGCTCCTCGGGCTCCAGGGAGCGCCGGAGGCAGGCGCAGCCCGAGGACGGCAGGGCGCCCCGGGGACTCCCACTCCCGGTCCGCTTCCCAGAACTCCGGAGCCCGCCGCGCCTCCGACTCCCCCTCCCCAGGGCAGCGCGCCAAATCAGCGCATGCGCATCCTCAGGATTGCCGCGTAGCTCGCTcgctctctcccccacccctcctctctttttctttccccgccccttccctccttccctcctctccctgtcccctccctctccccctctcagcacccctccctcctcctcctctcctccccccccccccccccccgcggcaCTTCAGTCCAGGGGAACAGCGGTgcgagctccaggccagtgcACTGAGGAGGCGGAAACGGGGGAGCCCCCAGTTCTCCATCAGGCCCCTACCAAAGGCACCCCCCATCGGGTccacgccccccaccccccaccccgcctcctCCCAATTGTGCATTTTTGCAGCCGGAGGCGGCTCCGAGATGGGGCTGTGAGCTTTCGCCCCGGGGAGGGGGAAAAGGAGCGAGGAGTGAAGCCAGGGTGAAGGGTTCGAATTTGGGGGCAGGGGGCGCACCCGCGTCAGCAGGCCCTTCCCGAGGGGCTCGGAACTGTGCCTTTTCACCTACGCCCCTGGTTCGCTTCGCTAAAGGAAAAGGATAAGAATAGAAGAGCCCGGAGAGAGGAAGATAAAGGGGGACCCCCCAATTGGGGGGGGGACGAGGACGAGAAGTGAGAGGACCAGAGGGCGGGGGCTGCAGCCTGCAACGGCCCACACCATGCTGACCCCGTcgtgcctgctgctgctgcccctgATCTCCGCGATGGTCGCCGGGGCCACTATGGATGGTGAGTGAGATTTCCGCGGGCCCCCTTGGAACCCTGGGGGCTCCcccttcccagcccccacccctgcGTCTGGATGGGGAAGGGAGACGCGGGAGGGGGTGCCTTTTGTTATCCCGGTCCAGCTGACACAGCAGCGGCCTGACTGGGGGCGGGGATGGGGTCTGATTTGGGGGATGGGAGCCTGGGACAAATGATGCTTCCAGGGCCCCCCAGCTCAGACAAAGACCAGAGGCCTGGCTAAGGAAGGAGGGCTCCCCCTTTTTCTGATCCTGGGATTGAGAGGCCTTCTCTTCCTATTTCTGGTAGGGGagggcctctgcctcccctacatcctccaccctcccacaacccttcccccccccccccccagtctgaATTGTGAAGGAATCCGGATTTGCTGTGTACCGCTGCAAAAGGGGGCGGAGGGCCTTTTGCGGTGGACTCTGaaggctgggaggcagagctggctAGGGGTGCCCTGCTGGCCAGAGGGCAGGCAGGCCGAGAAAGCTGTGGGTGGGGATAGGGAGGGCCCCCTGTTTGGGTGTGGAATGAGCCCTGCATCCCAGACATGGAGGCCTGGGTCCAGAATCCTGGGCTGCCTGCCTGGGTTCCGAAGTGAGCACTCGGCTCTGATGGCCTCTGTCAGTAGCGGGGTTGAGGGACGGAGGGGTCTGGTGATGCTCTTGACTGAATTTCCCTTCTTAATTCCTGGGAGCtttgagatgagagagagagagaaaaaaaaaatcagatgtcatCATTCTGGAAGGGACTGGAGAATGGTCTGGAATGCTGGGGAGGGGGTTCAGAGGCAGCCATTCCTGGCCTGACCACAGTTTGGATTGGAAGGAGAGTTGGAGGTTGGATGGGGGGTTATGACTATGCACCCACACCCCAATTCCCGCTCGTTTAGTAAGTGTGTTTAAGCCCAGCCCGACCTCACCTCATGCACACAGTTTATGTGGTAGGCTTGAGCTGCTGGGTTCTTTGGGGAAATGTgtgccccccctcccctttttctgCCAGCTGTTTCTCCTCTTGCCGTGAGTCACCAGTTCAAGACTTGCCCAGGCTTTACGCTGGGGTCATGGGGTTGAACTGGGCTGGGCCCCTAACTTGAGAAGGGGTGAGATTTCGTTACTTCCTGTCAGGTTTACCCTCCGACTGGGGACAACAGCCTCATAGCATCAGACACCCCTCCTCTGGCGGCCAGGGCTTGCCAGGCTGGGATTGGGAAAGTTTTTCTCTGAAACCAGATTATgtgttcttcccccacccccttccctaaCTTGTTTCATTTgggagaggagggcaggagggtcaggaagcAGCTGTGCCCAGAAAAACAGTTTACTCCGTGGCCCTCAGTCATGTCGTCTTGGGGACTGTCTTGTCTGGCTACCACCCCTAATTTTCTGCCTACCCTTCCGACAAGCCTGTGGAGCCAAGCCACCCTCTCTGCCCCTCACATCTAAAGTCATCCTGTGCTTTCTTCTTGGTCTCAGCCCtgtgaggggagaggggaaactgaggcaaagaactttgggaagaaaaaaatattaagccaGAAACAGACCCATCAGGAGCCTGTGCAGGGGCGGgcgcggggcggggtgggggtgggggggagtcaAGTAGGCTGCCTGTGGAGGGCCCGGGTCCTAGGGAGCACCACTCCAAGGAGTCCAAATGCTGCACTAAGTTGATTGATTGGTGGTGTTTGAATGAGGGAGTCTGACATGTTCTCCTTAACCGTCTCTAGGCAAGCACCTCTAAATCCTGAGTTCATAGCAACTCTGTGCATGGTCGGTCAGGGTGGGGGTAAAGGTCAGTGGTAGAATATTTGTCCTAGCACACAG
This window harbors:
- the Stat6 gene encoding signal transducer and activator of transcription 6; translated protein: MCETLNLKFMAEVGTSRGLLPEHFLFLAQKIFNDNSLSMEAFQHRCVSWSQFNKEILLGRGFTFWQWFDGVLDLTKRCLRSYWSDRLIIGFISKQYVTSLLLNEPDGTFLLRFSDSEIGGITIAHVIRGQDGSSQIENIQPFSAKDLSIRSLGDRIRDLAQLKNLYPKKPKDEAFRNHYKPEQMGKDGRGYVSTAIKMTVERDQPLPTPEPQMPAMVPPYDLGMATDASVQLGSDMGYPPQSHSIHSFQSLPLEEPINMLPAFSEPHLQMPPNMSPMNLHFDQPHPQNLLQCQPQEHAVSSPEPLLCPDVTMAEDSCLAQPVGGFSQGTWVGEDMYAPLLPPTEQDLNKLLLEGQGEAGGGPLGAQSLLQPSPYGQSGISMSHLDLRTNPSW